In Saccharomonospora marina XMU15, one genomic interval encodes:
- a CDS encoding ABC transporter ATP-binding protein: MALLEVRDLSVVFQRRGEDPTVAVDSISFDVQPGETVGLVGESGCGKSVTSLAIMGLLPNRGVRRSGSVSFDGTELLGLSQREMDERRGRDLGMVFQDPLSSLNPVVPVGVQITEVLRRHRQVSRKEARDHAVELLNRVGIPDPLRRVDEYPHQLSGGMRQRVLIAIALACRPRLLIADEPTTALDVTIQAQILSLLTELVSGTDTALIMITHDLGVVAGLCDQVNVMYGGRIVERAQRHALFSQPRHPYTHGLLASIPRLDAPRGEKLVPIRGSVTDNIPWTAGCAFAPRCPNNVERCWSLTPELVADRGGMLRCHNPVEAAVAEGVR, translated from the coding sequence GTGGCACTACTCGAAGTCCGCGACCTGTCCGTCGTCTTTCAACGCAGGGGCGAGGACCCCACCGTCGCGGTCGACTCGATCAGTTTCGACGTGCAGCCCGGCGAAACGGTCGGGCTCGTCGGGGAATCCGGGTGCGGTAAGTCCGTCACCTCGCTGGCGATCATGGGTTTGCTGCCGAACCGCGGAGTTCGGCGGTCCGGTTCGGTCTCCTTCGACGGCACGGAGTTGCTCGGTCTCTCGCAGCGGGAGATGGACGAGCGGCGAGGCCGCGATCTCGGCATGGTCTTTCAGGATCCGCTGTCCTCGCTGAACCCCGTGGTGCCCGTCGGGGTGCAGATCACGGAGGTGCTGCGGCGGCATCGGCAGGTGTCGCGCAAGGAAGCCAGGGACCATGCCGTCGAACTGCTCAACCGGGTCGGCATCCCGGACCCGCTGCGCCGCGTCGACGAGTACCCGCATCAGTTGTCCGGTGGAATGCGGCAGCGCGTGCTGATCGCCATCGCGCTGGCGTGCAGGCCGAGGCTGCTCATCGCGGACGAGCCGACCACCGCGCTCGACGTGACCATTCAGGCGCAGATCCTCAGCCTGCTCACCGAGTTGGTTTCCGGCACGGACACCGCGCTCATCATGATCACTCACGATCTCGGTGTCGTCGCCGGGCTGTGTGATCAGGTGAACGTCATGTACGGCGGCCGGATCGTGGAGCGGGCGCAGCGGCACGCGCTGTTCTCGCAGCCGAGGCACCCCTACACCCACGGCCTGCTGGCATCTATTCCCCGGCTCGACGCGCCGCGTGGTGAGAAGCTCGTGCCGATCAGGGGGTCGGTGACGGACAACATCCCGTGGACGGCCGGGTGTGCGTTCGCCCCGCGCTGCCCCAACAACGTAGAACGGTGCTGGTCGCTGACACCGGAACTGGTGGCCGACCGTGGCGGGATGCTGCGGTGCCACAACCCGGTGGAGGCCGCCGTCGCGGAGGGAGTCCGGTGA
- a CDS encoding EamA family transporter, protein MPTRDRLLAVLTAVLWGCNFLAIHAMLTHFPPLLAGALRFVVIAIPTMLLVPWPGVKVRWLIGFGLGFGTLQFAFLFVGLDVGMPTGLASLVLQASAPFTVLLGALFLRERLAGRQLVGIALAVIGMAAIAWQRAEHAALLPVVLTLLGALSWAAGNLCSRQARPDNPLHFTLWMSVVPPLPMFGLSLIFEGPARQWTALSTAFEPSALPALAGFGYVVLLGTVAGSSIWTTLMRRNPASTVAPFSLLVPVVGLSLAFVVLNERPTVVEIGASVVVVAGVLLGSLRPSATAQARLSPARDSPSAPNAV, encoded by the coding sequence ATGCCAACGCGAGACCGCCTGCTCGCCGTGCTCACCGCCGTGCTGTGGGGCTGCAACTTCCTCGCCATCCACGCGATGCTCACCCACTTCCCTCCGCTGCTCGCGGGTGCGCTGCGGTTCGTCGTGATCGCGATCCCGACGATGCTGCTCGTGCCGTGGCCTGGGGTGAAGGTGCGCTGGCTGATCGGTTTCGGGCTCGGGTTCGGCACCCTGCAGTTCGCCTTCCTGTTCGTCGGACTCGACGTCGGAATGCCCACCGGTCTCGCCTCGCTGGTGTTGCAGGCCTCGGCACCGTTCACGGTGTTGCTCGGCGCGCTGTTCCTGCGCGAGCGGCTGGCAGGAAGGCAACTCGTCGGCATCGCACTCGCGGTGATCGGCATGGCAGCGATCGCGTGGCAGCGCGCTGAGCACGCCGCACTGCTGCCGGTGGTCCTGACCTTGCTCGGCGCGCTGAGCTGGGCGGCGGGCAACCTCTGCTCCCGGCAGGCTCGCCCGGACAACCCACTGCACTTCACGCTGTGGATGTCGGTCGTGCCGCCGCTGCCGATGTTCGGCCTTTCGCTGATCTTCGAGGGCCCCGCACGGCAGTGGACAGCGCTGTCCACCGCGTTCGAGCCATCGGCGCTGCCCGCGCTCGCCGGATTCGGCTACGTGGTCTTGCTCGGTACCGTGGCGGGCTCGAGCATCTGGACCACGCTGATGCGCCGCAACCCGGCCAGCACCGTGGCGCCGTTCTCGTTGCTCGTTCCCGTGGTTGGGCTGTCGCTGGCGTTCGTGGTGCTGAACGAGCGCCCGACCGTGGTCGAGATCGGCGCGAGCGTCGTGGTGGTCGCGGGTGTGCTGCTCGGCTCGCTTCGTCCCTCGGCGACCGCGCAGGCGCGACTCAGCCCTGCCCGTGACTCACCGTCTGCTCCGAACGCGGTGTGA
- a CDS encoding ABC transporter substrate-binding protein, whose translation MLQLRVARPRRIALIGLAGALAISMSACAESQRDSGGGSEGGTLVFGATGAPSNFDPFYASDGETFRVTRQMFENLVGLKPGTAELEPELAKEWKSSEDGKTWTFTLQEGVKFHDGTPFNADAVCKNFERMYNQTGAGATAALSYYWIENFGGFSDGKQPSLYKSCTAENDSTVVLELTRFHAGFPTLLSQDSFGMQSPAAMDEYKANDVKAQGDSFVFSEYARQHPTGTGPFKFSSYDEGNGTVELVRNDDYWGEKAKLSKLIFRVIPDETARKQALEAGDIDGYDFPSPSDWDALEKAGFNLQIRDPFNILYLGITQKNNPALRDLRVRQALAYAIDRENLVKSVMPEKAEVAKQMYPPTVDGYADDVTQYPHDPDKAKQLLKQAGHENLTVELWWPTQVTRPYMPNPQAIFGAIKEDLEEAGITVKPISKPWAGGYIDQVEVAKAQLFLLGWTGDYNSPDNFIGTFFGTTENQFWTKGSPWGEELSKALDAAAATVDPAQREAKYQEINRKLMSEYLPAIPLSHSPPAIVVSPDVQGLVPSPLTKEEFAPVTVSASE comes from the coding sequence ATGCTCCAACTGCGGGTGGCCCGCCCGCGCCGCATCGCCCTGATCGGGCTTGCAGGCGCGCTCGCGATCTCGATGTCCGCGTGTGCCGAGTCCCAGCGCGACAGCGGTGGTGGCTCCGAAGGCGGCACGCTGGTGTTCGGAGCCACGGGAGCTCCGTCGAACTTCGATCCCTTCTACGCCTCCGACGGCGAGACGTTCCGCGTCACCAGGCAGATGTTCGAGAACCTCGTCGGGCTCAAGCCGGGCACCGCCGAGTTGGAGCCGGAGCTCGCCAAGGAGTGGAAGTCCAGTGAGGACGGCAAGACCTGGACCTTCACCCTCCAGGAAGGCGTGAAGTTCCACGACGGCACACCGTTCAACGCCGACGCCGTCTGCAAGAACTTCGAACGGATGTACAACCAGACCGGCGCCGGGGCCACCGCGGCCCTGTCCTACTACTGGATCGAGAACTTCGGCGGGTTCTCCGACGGCAAGCAGCCATCGCTTTACAAGTCGTGCACCGCCGAGAACGACTCGACCGTGGTGCTCGAGCTGACCCGCTTCCATGCGGGCTTCCCGACGCTGCTCAGCCAGGACTCCTTCGGCATGCAGAGCCCCGCGGCGATGGACGAGTACAAGGCCAACGACGTCAAGGCGCAGGGCGACAGCTTCGTCTTCTCCGAGTACGCCCGGCAGCACCCCACGGGTACCGGCCCGTTCAAGTTCTCCAGCTACGACGAGGGCAACGGCACCGTCGAGTTGGTGCGAAACGACGACTACTGGGGCGAGAAGGCCAAGCTCAGCAAGCTGATCTTCCGCGTGATTCCCGACGAGACCGCGCGCAAGCAGGCGTTGGAGGCCGGAGACATCGACGGCTACGACTTCCCGTCGCCGTCGGACTGGGACGCCCTTGAGAAGGCGGGCTTCAACCTGCAGATCCGCGACCCCTTCAACATCCTCTACCTGGGCATCACGCAGAAGAACAACCCCGCGTTGCGGGACCTGCGGGTGCGGCAGGCGCTGGCATACGCGATCGACAGGGAGAACCTGGTCAAGTCCGTGATGCCGGAGAAGGCCGAGGTCGCCAAGCAGATGTACCCGCCGACGGTGGACGGCTACGCCGACGACGTCACGCAGTACCCGCACGACCCCGACAAGGCCAAGCAGCTGCTCAAGCAGGCCGGTCACGAGAACCTGACCGTCGAGTTGTGGTGGCCCACGCAGGTCACGCGCCCGTACATGCCGAACCCGCAGGCCATCTTCGGCGCCATCAAGGAGGACCTGGAAGAGGCCGGCATCACCGTCAAGCCCATCAGCAAGCCGTGGGCGGGCGGCTACATCGACCAGGTCGAGGTCGCCAAGGCGCAACTTTTCCTGCTCGGCTGGACCGGTGACTACAACTCGCCGGACAACTTCATCGGCACCTTCTTCGGTACCACGGAGAACCAGTTCTGGACCAAGGGCTCGCCGTGGGGCGAGGAACTGTCGAAGGCGCTCGACGCGGCGGCCGCCACGGTGGACCCGGCGCAGCGCGAGGCGAAGTACCAAGAGATCAACCGCAAGCTGATGTCGGAGTATCTGCCCGCCATCCCGCTCTCGCACTCGCCTCCCGCCATCGTCGTCTCCCCCGACGTGCAGGGGCTCGTGCCGAGCCCGCTGACGAAGGAGGAGTTCGCACCGGTCACCGTGTCGGCCTCCGAGTAA
- a CDS encoding ABC transporter permease: protein MTSRATKIDRLAATSARPPAAGEGQQGGSSGAPDEGISLAVSAWRRLRRNPIFLIGATIIGLFVLLALLAPFIAPHDPGLRLLEDQVSNARNEIPPPQPGHPLGGDQYGRDLFSRMLLGSQQTLMVAVLATVIGLGGGTVLGTLAGAFGGWVDTVVMRIVDVLLSIPSLLLAVSIGALFVQQTQFSVIIAVAIVQIPIFARLLRGTMLSVRESDHVLAAKALGVKRGAIVFRHIVPNSLGPVIVQSTLVLAIAILDAAALSFLGLGAADDSTPEWGQMLGNAQDYFDSQPHLAFWPAACIIVVALGFTLVGESMREALDPRQRR, encoded by the coding sequence ATGACGTCGCGTGCGACGAAGATCGATCGGCTTGCCGCCACCTCGGCCCGCCCGCCCGCTGCGGGTGAAGGCCAGCAGGGCGGGTCGTCAGGGGCGCCGGACGAGGGCATCAGCCTCGCCGTCTCGGCGTGGCGGCGGTTGCGCCGAAACCCGATCTTCCTGATCGGTGCCACCATCATCGGACTGTTCGTGCTGCTGGCGCTGCTCGCCCCGTTCATCGCGCCGCACGATCCGGGGCTGCGGCTGTTGGAGGACCAGGTCTCCAACGCCCGCAACGAGATTCCGCCGCCGCAGCCGGGACATCCGCTCGGCGGCGACCAGTACGGCCGTGACCTGTTCTCCCGGATGCTGCTCGGTTCGCAGCAGACCCTGATGGTCGCGGTACTGGCTACCGTGATCGGGCTCGGTGGCGGGACGGTGCTCGGTACCCTCGCGGGCGCCTTCGGCGGCTGGGTCGACACGGTCGTGATGCGGATCGTGGACGTGCTGCTGTCCATTCCCTCGCTGCTGCTCGCCGTCTCCATCGGTGCGCTGTTCGTGCAGCAGACGCAGTTCTCCGTGATCATCGCGGTCGCGATCGTGCAGATACCGATCTTCGCGCGGCTGCTGCGCGGCACGATGCTCAGCGTGCGCGAGAGCGACCACGTGCTGGCGGCCAAGGCACTCGGCGTGAAACGCGGCGCCATCGTGTTCCGGCACATCGTGCCGAACTCGCTCGGGCCGGTGATCGTGCAGTCCACGCTCGTGCTGGCGATCGCGATCCTCGACGCGGCCGCGCTGTCCTTTCTGGGGCTCGGCGCGGCGGACGACTCGACTCCCGAATGGGGCCAGATGCTCGGCAACGCCCAGGACTACTTCGACAGCCAGCCGCACCTGGCTTTTTGGCCCGCGGCCTGCATCATCGTGGTGGCACTCGGTTTCACGCTCGTCGGCGAGTCGATGCGGGAAGCCCTCGACCCACGGCAACGGCGGTGA
- a CDS encoding ABC transporter ATP-binding protein, which yields MTDDALVTLEDVKVHFPIKRGIVLDRTVGHVYAVDGVSLTVRKGETYGLVGESGCGKSTLGRALLRLVEPTGGRIVFDGVDLATLKGERLRRMRRRMQMVFQDPLSSLDPRQSVESLLVEGMRAHGLDTDRERTRARLKELLAAVGLPENALRRYPHEFSGGQRQRIGIARALALEPDLIVADEPVSALDVSVQAQVLNLLEELQDEFGLTYLVIAHDLAVVRHISDRIGVMYLGSLVEEAGADELYEQPLHPYTRALLSAVPVPDPVVEDSREHLLLSGDLPSPAAPPTGCRFHTRCPWRQETRCDTERPPLRELTEGHRVACHYAEDILAGRITPRSEQTVSHGQG from the coding sequence GTGACCGACGACGCGCTGGTTACGCTCGAAGACGTCAAGGTGCATTTCCCGATCAAGCGCGGCATTGTGCTGGATCGCACGGTCGGCCACGTGTACGCCGTCGACGGGGTGAGCCTTACCGTCCGCAAGGGAGAGACCTACGGGCTTGTCGGCGAGTCCGGCTGCGGCAAGTCCACGCTCGGCAGGGCGCTGCTTCGCCTCGTGGAGCCCACCGGTGGCCGTATCGTGTTCGACGGTGTGGACCTCGCCACGCTCAAGGGCGAGCGCCTGCGCAGGATGCGCAGGCGAATGCAGATGGTGTTCCAGGACCCGCTGTCCAGTTTGGACCCCAGGCAGTCGGTGGAGTCGCTGCTCGTCGAGGGCATGCGGGCACACGGGCTTGACACCGACCGCGAACGAACCAGGGCGCGGCTTAAGGAGTTGCTCGCGGCGGTGGGCCTGCCCGAGAACGCGCTGCGCCGGTACCCGCACGAGTTCTCAGGTGGGCAACGGCAGCGCATCGGCATAGCCAGGGCGCTCGCGCTGGAACCGGACCTGATCGTGGCGGACGAGCCGGTTTCGGCGCTGGACGTCTCGGTGCAGGCGCAGGTGCTGAACCTGCTTGAGGAGTTGCAGGACGAGTTCGGCCTCACCTACCTGGTGATTGCCCACGACCTCGCCGTCGTCAGGCACATCAGCGACCGCATCGGCGTGATGTACCTCGGCTCGCTGGTGGAGGAAGCAGGAGCCGACGAGTTGTACGAGCAGCCGCTGCACCCCTACACGAGGGCGTTGCTGTCGGCGGTGCCGGTTCCCGACCCGGTGGTGGAGGACAGCAGGGAACATTTGCTGCTCTCCGGTGACCTTCCTTCCCCCGCCGCGCCGCCGACCGGCTGCCGATTCCACACCCGCTGTCCGTGGCGGCAGGAGACCAGGTGCGACACCGAACGGCCACCGTTGCGTGAGCTGACCGAGGGCCACCGCGTGGCCTGCCACTACGCCGAGGACATCCTCGCGGGGCGGATCACACCGCGTTCGGAGCAGACGGTGAGTCACGGGCAGGGCTGA
- a CDS encoding ABC transporter permease, translated as MLRFTVRRVLQLALVVFVLSVLLFAWLRALPGGPVAAILGNRGTAESRAQLREALGLDEPIFVQYLAFLGRALTGDFGTSTGVSPGKPATELFLERFPATVELSIAAIVLALIAAIPLGYLAARHRGGWLDNVGVVGSMIGISIPIFFLAFLLKYLLSIELGLLPTGGRQSAGIDATRVTGFFVLDGILTREWDAALDALKHLLLPALALASIPFAVIFRITRASVLDVLDEDYVRTARSKGLAQWVIRDRHILRNAMLPVVTTIGLQTGALLSGAVLTETVFAWHGIGEALALGFERKDFPVLQVVIIAAAMAYVLVNLVVDLSYAVIDPRIRTVRKGS; from the coding sequence GTGCTCCGCTTCACCGTTAGGCGGGTGCTGCAACTCGCACTCGTGGTGTTCGTACTGTCGGTGCTGCTCTTCGCCTGGCTGCGGGCATTGCCGGGAGGGCCGGTCGCGGCCATCCTCGGCAACCGCGGCACGGCGGAGAGCCGGGCGCAGCTGAGGGAGGCGCTCGGGCTGGACGAGCCGATCTTCGTCCAGTACCTCGCCTTCCTCGGCAGGGCATTGACCGGCGACTTCGGCACCTCCACCGGAGTCTCGCCGGGCAAGCCGGCGACGGAACTGTTCCTGGAGCGGTTCCCGGCCACCGTCGAGCTGAGCATCGCCGCGATCGTGCTCGCGCTGATCGCGGCGATCCCGCTCGGTTACCTCGCTGCAAGGCACCGCGGCGGCTGGCTGGACAACGTCGGCGTGGTCGGCTCGATGATCGGTATCTCCATCCCGATCTTCTTCCTGGCCTTCCTGCTGAAGTACCTGCTGTCCATCGAGTTGGGTCTGCTGCCCACCGGCGGCAGGCAGAGCGCGGGGATCGACGCCACGAGGGTCACCGGGTTCTTCGTGCTCGACGGCATACTCACCCGGGAGTGGGATGCCGCCCTTGACGCGCTGAAGCACCTGCTGCTGCCCGCGCTCGCGCTGGCCTCCATCCCGTTCGCGGTGATCTTTCGCATCACCAGGGCGTCGGTGCTGGACGTGTTGGACGAGGACTACGTACGCACGGCCAGGTCCAAGGGCCTTGCCCAGTGGGTGATCCGCGACCGGCACATCCTGCGCAACGCGATGCTGCCGGTGGTCACGACCATCGGGCTGCAGACGGGCGCGCTGCTGTCCGGTGCCGTACTCACCGAGACGGTGTTCGCCTGGCACGGCATCGGTGAGGCGCTGGCACTCGGGTTCGAGCGCAAGGATTTCCCCGTGCTGCAGGTGGTGATCATCGCGGCCGCGATGGCCTACGTGCTGGTCAATCTCGTTGTCGACCTGTCGTATGCCGTGATCGATCCGCGCATCCGCACAGTGCGCAAGGGGAGCTGA
- a CDS encoding LLM class flavin-dependent oxidoreductase: MSVVESVRNVLWARRRQPDQLVYGVALAHERFGPDELLEQAVEAERAGFDVVCCSDHLAPWWEPGHPAPAHCANPWVWLGAAGQLTSSVSLGPAVTALTHRYNPVVVAQQIATLELMNPGRAFLAVGSGEAMNEVPAGLDWPSPEEQLARTEEALTIVTRLLEGRTVDFDGRWFHARGARLYAVPDRSPPVFMSAFGEQAAEIAGRLADGVWTLADPRSVPEVVSSYRRSSERAGREPGEIVLQGMFAWDESDDAALESAREWKPILVKENYSEDIHEPGRIQANGREAVSDLTFKTMGLFSADPQDHVRKIKALRQFGPTAIVLMNVSGNNPVAALRTYGESVLPRLRE; encoded by the coding sequence ATGAGCGTCGTGGAATCGGTGCGGAACGTGTTGTGGGCCAGGCGCAGGCAACCGGATCAACTCGTCTACGGTGTCGCGTTGGCCCACGAGCGCTTCGGCCCCGACGAACTGCTGGAGCAGGCCGTGGAGGCGGAGCGGGCAGGCTTCGACGTGGTGTGCTGCAGCGACCACCTGGCGCCGTGGTGGGAGCCGGGCCACCCGGCGCCCGCTCACTGCGCCAATCCTTGGGTGTGGCTCGGGGCGGCGGGGCAGCTCACCAGCAGCGTGTCACTCGGCCCCGCCGTGACGGCGCTGACCCACCGCTACAACCCGGTGGTGGTGGCACAGCAGATCGCGACCCTCGAACTGATGAACCCGGGGCGCGCGTTTCTGGCGGTCGGCTCGGGCGAGGCGATGAACGAGGTGCCCGCCGGGCTCGACTGGCCGTCGCCGGAGGAGCAACTGGCCAGGACCGAGGAGGCGCTGACCATCGTGACCCGGCTGCTGGAGGGGCGCACCGTCGACTTCGACGGGCGCTGGTTCCATGCTCGTGGCGCGCGGCTTTACGCGGTACCCGACCGCTCGCCACCGGTCTTCATGTCGGCGTTCGGTGAGCAGGCCGCCGAGATCGCGGGACGGCTGGCCGACGGTGTGTGGACACTGGCCGATCCGCGCTCGGTTCCCGAAGTGGTCTCCTCCTACCGGCGCTCCAGCGAACGGGCAGGGCGCGAGCCGGGCGAGATCGTGCTGCAGGGCATGTTCGCCTGGGACGAGAGCGACGACGCCGCGCTGGAAAGCGCCAGGGAGTGGAAGCCGATCCTGGTCAAGGAGAACTACAGCGAGGACATCCACGAGCCCGGCCGAATCCAGGCCAACGGCCGCGAGGCGGTGTCGGACCTGACTTTCAAGACGATGGGACTGTTCTCCGCCGACCCGCAGGACCACGTCCGAAAGATCAAGGCGCTTCGGCAGTTCGGCCCGACGGCGATCGTGCTGATGAACGTTTCGGGCAACAACCCCGTCGCCGCGTTGCGGACCTACGGCGAGTCGGTGCTTCCACGATTGCGCGAGTGA
- a CDS encoding YbaB/EbfC family nucleoid-associated protein, with protein MVQPGGGMPDMQQILQQAQKMQEQLVTAQQELAEAEVTGTSGGGLVTATVTGGLELKNLTIDPKIVDPDDTETLADLVVAAVRDATHNAQKLTEEKLGPLAGGLGGGMPDLGGLGLPGQ; from the coding sequence ATGGTGCAACCCGGCGGCGGAATGCCCGACATGCAGCAGATCCTGCAGCAGGCGCAGAAGATGCAGGAGCAGCTCGTCACGGCGCAACAGGAGCTGGCGGAGGCAGAGGTGACCGGCACGTCCGGTGGCGGGCTCGTGACCGCGACCGTCACCGGTGGCCTCGAACTGAAGAACCTCACCATCGACCCCAAGATCGTCGACCCTGACGACACCGAGACGCTGGCCGATCTGGTGGTCGCCGCCGTGCGCGACGCGACGCACAACGCGCAGAAACTCACCGAGGAGAAGCTGGGGCCGCTCGCGGGTGGTCTCGGCGGGGGCATGCCCGACCTGGGCGGCCTCGGACTTCCTGGACAGTAG
- a CDS encoding cation:proton antiporter domain-containing protein, translating to MDVLTVVLITGTIFVWGIVSARLERADLTAPIVFMAVGVLAAWLGLAQAPSAPQQLKPLAEVTLVWVLFSDAARVRLRDLRHDLGGYLRLLGISLPLTVLIGWALAAWLFPEFDSWLALLVAAALAPTDAALGVPVVTNRRVPARVRRLITVESGLNDGVITPVVMVALAGTATAEGLAAPGPLQAVLELAVGAGVGVVTGFGGGWLLNRARSRGWAAEEFAGIAVLALALLSYATALTVHGNGFVAAFCAGLAFGAAAGKRGPAELGFLEHVSGLASLLVWLAFGGVAIPLVLGRFEVSTVLYAVLSLTVVRMASVSLSLAGSGLRGRTVLFIGWFGPRGLASLVFALLALEELGPRVDEAVAVIAVTVVLSVIAHGASAAPLSARYARSVVAHGPEHGGAVPEVPVRGLPRRRGAGGSARD from the coding sequence GTGGACGTGCTGACTGTCGTGCTGATCACCGGGACGATCTTCGTCTGGGGCATCGTCTCGGCACGGTTGGAACGCGCGGACCTGACCGCTCCCATCGTTTTCATGGCGGTCGGGGTGCTCGCGGCCTGGCTCGGGCTCGCGCAGGCACCGTCGGCACCGCAGCAGCTGAAGCCGTTGGCCGAGGTCACGCTCGTGTGGGTGCTGTTCTCCGACGCGGCCAGGGTGCGGCTGCGCGACCTGCGCCACGACCTCGGTGGTTACCTCCGGCTGCTGGGTATCAGCCTGCCGCTCACCGTGCTCATCGGCTGGGCGTTGGCGGCGTGGCTGTTCCCCGAGTTCGACAGCTGGCTGGCGCTGCTGGTGGCCGCCGCGCTCGCCCCGACCGACGCGGCACTCGGTGTTCCCGTGGTGACGAACCGGAGGGTGCCCGCGCGGGTCCGCAGACTCATCACCGTGGAGAGCGGGCTCAATGACGGCGTGATCACGCCGGTGGTGATGGTCGCTCTCGCGGGAACGGCGACGGCCGAAGGGCTGGCCGCACCAGGGCCGTTGCAGGCCGTGCTCGAGCTTGCCGTGGGTGCGGGCGTGGGGGTCGTCACCGGGTTCGGTGGCGGCTGGCTGCTCAACAGGGCTCGAAGCCGCGGCTGGGCGGCGGAGGAGTTCGCGGGCATCGCGGTACTCGCGCTGGCGCTGCTGTCCTACGCGACCGCCCTCACCGTGCACGGAAACGGTTTCGTGGCCGCCTTCTGCGCCGGGCTCGCCTTCGGGGCCGCGGCGGGCAAGCGAGGTCCCGCCGAGCTCGGCTTCCTGGAGCACGTCAGCGGCCTGGCGTCGCTGCTGGTGTGGCTGGCGTTCGGCGGTGTCGCGATACCGCTGGTACTCGGTCGCTTCGAGGTCAGCACCGTGCTGTACGCGGTGTTGAGCCTGACCGTGGTCCGGATGGCTTCGGTTTCGCTTTCCCTTGCCGGTTCGGGACTGCGTGGGCGAACGGTGCTGTTCATCGGCTGGTTCGGGCCACGCGGGCTGGCCTCGCTGGTGTTCGCCCTGCTGGCCCTGGAGGAACTGGGTCCACGCGTGGACGAGGCCGTCGCCGTGATCGCGGTGACGGTGGTGCTGAGTGTCATCGCTCACGGAGCCAGTGCGGCACCGCTCAGCGCGCGTTATGCCCGGTCCGTTGTGGCGCACGGACCCGAGCACGGCGGAGCCGTTCCCGAGGTGCCCGTTCGCGGGTTGCCGCGCCGTCGCGGAGCGGGCGGTTCCGCACGAGATTGA
- a CDS encoding uridine kinase family protein has translation MRSERTDADLLAESVLAAPPRLGPVRMLAIDGPSGAGKSTLARDVVRVLRECGVAVTLVSTDDFATWDVPVAWWPRLLAGVLEPLAAGRPGSYRRMDWTGPAPELGQWVRVPVPDVLVLEGVSAGRASVRHRLSVLCWVSGPPPAERLERAVARDGESAGPRLREWQRFEHGWYAVDRTAHNADRTIGLVHPDEEG, from the coding sequence GTGCGCTCTGAGCGAACCGACGCGGACCTGCTCGCGGAGTCCGTGCTCGCGGCGCCGCCGAGGCTGGGGCCGGTGCGAATGCTCGCCATCGACGGCCCCTCAGGTGCGGGCAAATCGACGCTGGCTCGTGACGTGGTGCGCGTGCTGCGCGAGTGCGGTGTCGCGGTCACGCTGGTGAGCACCGACGACTTCGCGACGTGGGATGTTCCGGTCGCCTGGTGGCCCAGGCTTCTCGCCGGTGTGCTCGAACCACTCGCGGCGGGTCGCCCAGGCAGCTATCGCAGGATGGACTGGACCGGCCCCGCGCCGGAACTCGGGCAGTGGGTGCGGGTACCGGTGCCCGACGTGCTCGTGTTGGAGGGCGTCTCGGCCGGGAGGGCGTCGGTGCGGCACCGGCTTTCCGTGCTGTGCTGGGTCAGCGGCCCGCCACCGGCGGAGAGACTTGAGCGGGCGGTGGCGCGCGACGGTGAGTCGGCCGGGCCGCGGCTGCGGGAATGGCAGCGGTTCGAACACGGTTGGTACGCGGTCGACCGGACAGCCCACAACGCGGATCGCACAATTGGCCTAGTCCATCCTGATGAGGAGGGGTGA
- the recR gene encoding recombination mediator RecR, with protein MYEGVVQDLIDELGRLPGIGPKSAQRIAFHLLATDPADLARLQDVLGKVRDGVRFCDVCGNVSENERCRICSDVRRDSSLLCVVEEPKDVLAVERTREYRGRYHVLGGALDPLSGIGPDQLRIRELLARIGAEEVSEVIIATDPNTEGEATATYLVRMLRDFPGLTVTRLASGLPMGGDLEFADELTLGRALSGRRAL; from the coding sequence TTGTACGAAGGCGTCGTTCAGGACCTGATCGATGAGCTGGGGCGGCTGCCCGGCATCGGTCCCAAGAGCGCGCAGCGCATCGCCTTCCACCTGCTCGCGACCGATCCCGCCGACCTCGCGCGGCTGCAGGACGTGCTCGGCAAGGTGCGAGACGGCGTGCGGTTCTGCGACGTCTGCGGCAACGTCTCGGAGAACGAGCGCTGCCGAATCTGTTCCGACGTCAGGCGAGACTCCTCGCTGCTGTGCGTGGTCGAGGAGCCGAAGGACGTACTCGCGGTCGAGCGCACCCGCGAGTACCGAGGCCGCTACCACGTGCTCGGCGGAGCCCTCGATCCGTTGTCGGGTATCGGCCCGGATCAGCTACGCATCAGGGAACTGCTGGCCAGGATCGGCGCCGAAGAGGTCTCCGAGGTCATCATCGCGACCGACCCGAACACCGAGGGCGAAGCGACGGCGACCTACCTGGTCCGCATGCTGCGCGATTTCCCCGGGCTGACCGTGACAAGGCTGGCTTCAGGCCTACCGATGGGCGGTGACCTGGAGTTCGCCGACGAGTTGACGCTCGGCCGCGCGCTCTCCGGTCGCCGTGCGCTCTGA